The Spirulina subsalsa PCC 9445 region CTTTTTGGTTGAGATAACGCTTTAAATCCGGTGAACAGAACCCATAGGTGAGTTGCAGGCGATCGCGTCCAAAATGCCGGGTAATGGGATCCAGTAAGTAGTAATTCAAATCCTTTAAGGCCTGCAAGGACTCCTCTGCTTGGGGAAAAGGATTAATCTGAGCCGCATATTTTTGATAAGTTTGGCTACAAGTGCAGAAATCCCCCAAGGTGAAAAATTCCCCCAAGGGTGTAGAACTATCAAAAGACCCCGATTGCACCATGACTAATGTTCTCCCCCCTCTTCCGCATTTTGGCGGATCGTTCTCCGTATTTTTGCGGATACAACTCCCGGTTTAAAATCGGGCAAATTTGACCAAAAATCTTGACAAGAGAAAAAAAAGGCGGATTTTGGCGACGAAAGCACACAAGGAACCCCCAGATCAGAAAGAGAACCGACGACTTGCCGTGTTTCGTCTCGGTTCTCTTTACTGGTTCGCTCCTCACACTTATACAAGATAACCAATCTCCCCCAGTTTGTCAAGATTTCCGTAATATCCCCGTGAACAGGGAATTTTAAAGAGGGTTTGCTGAACAATATCAGGTGCTAGACCCAACAGGGGAACAGATCCTCCAAAACTGGCACAAGTGCCTATTCCCGACACCTGACACCCGATTCCCAATGCTAGAAAATTTAAGCATTATTGGGATTCAAGCGAATCATTTCCCAAGTGACATAAGTCCCGATGGGACTCCAAAGCAAATAGGGAACGAGGAGGAGGGTGGCGGTAGGATTAACTGGGAAAACCAACAGGGCGAGAATGGCACCGAAGAGGGTACCAGTGGCACCAATAAGAGTTCCGGTCAGTAAACTTTTCCAATTACACATTAAGGGGGTGTAACTCATGATCGTCACTTCAACGAGTAAATATCCCCCCATCAACGGCCAAGATTGGGCCGTTTCCCACACCAGATAAGCAGACCACACCCCAAAAATCACAATAGTTGTCCAAATTAGGGGAATCGCCCACTCAAAGGTCAACCAGGGGGGGCGACGGAGACGGTTAAACCAGCGCCGCCCTTCTGGGGTGGTGAGGTTGCTAATTTGCACCACGACGAGGGCAATCAGTCCGATAATTAGCCAACTGGGAATAGGCATAGACCATCACGATTGCAGAACTTGGGCTTCTCTCACCCATTTTTGCACTTCTTGGACGGGGGGACATAAATCTCGCCGTTGGAGGGTAGAGACTTGCATCCGGAGGATTTGACGGTGTAAACGGTGAACGGGGGTGTGGGCGAGTTGACTGACGGAGGCAATGCCGGAATGTAGGAGGATGCCACAATATTCACATCCGACACTGGGTAAGCGGGATAAATCCGCCATAGCCACCCATTTTTTCACCTGTTGGAGGGGCAAATGGAGTTGAGTGGCGATCGCATTACATTGTTCAGGAGTGGTTCCCTCATTCAGGAGGGCGGCGGTTGTCTCTAAGCCCAGAGACTGGAATTGACGGTGTAATTCTGCGTTTAAACCGGGCAGTTGTTCGAGATCCCAACTACAGGCTTGGATGGTGACTCGATTGGAAGCAGCAGGCATAAGGTTCCCTCAAGGAATATCCCATTATTGGGGCAGGATGGTTAAATCCAAAATGGGCTGATGGGTTAAGCATAACCAATGACAGACGAAAAGATCCGGTTTTTGGATATTTAGGGAGGCGATCGCGCATTCTGTGGGGAAGGGGAAAAGCCGATCAAAGACAATCCCTGACCCGTTAAAGGCGAATTGGAGGGTATAAACAGCCGGGGGAGCGTTCAAGTGGTGTAACAGTTCGTAGGCGAGATGATAGAGGGGTTGACGTTGATCATCGGGGAGATCCACAGGCTGCACATAACCCTCATTTTCCCGTCCGATCACTTCCCCATAGAGGGGGCCTTTAATGGTCCAGACAATGGGCAGCCAATAATCGCCCTTGCCTGTTTCATAGTCCAGTTCCGTTTCCACCCATTGCTGTTGTTCCGCTAAGTCCTGACAGGCGAGAAAAATACTGGGGGAGGGGAGGGGTAATTCTGGGGGAATGTGTAGGGTGAGGGGACAGTAGACTGCATCCAGATCCATGTCCAGATCCTCGGGGGTAATCAGGGTAATTTCTGCCTCGGGTTCTAGGGAGGCGATCGCTTCTTTTAACGCCAAAGCATGGGGCAAGGGGGGAGCAACTTGATCACAAACAATCAACACTGGCGGCATAAAAACACCTAAAAAGAGGGGCTGAATTTTGCCCCTTTAAAATACCATGCTGTCCACCCGCTTACATGGTGCCGAAACTGGGAATCGGACCGGGTAAACGACGGGAAAAACTGGGCAAATCCACCTTAGAGGTGTTGCGACGAGTTTTCACCGCTAACCGATAGCTAACACTTTGTAACTCAACGTGAAGTTGTCGATTTTCCCGTTGTAGACGTTCGATTTTCTCCCGCACAGGCTCCATCCGTTCCGCAAATTTGCGACGGTAAATTTGGGGCATTTCTTGCAGGGCTTGTTCTAACATCCGACTGCGATCGGTTAATTCCTGCACAGACTGGCGGAGTTGATAAATTTCTTGATCCCGTACTGCAATCTGCTGTTGATAGAACGTGACTTGTTGTTCTACTTCTTGCAGTTGTTCCCGCAACATCCGCATTTCTGCCTTGTGACGCTCAGAAACTTCGGGCTGGGGCATAAAGTTAGTGTTGCCTTTGACCAGTCGGAAGAGTTCTTGGGATAACTGCTGAACCAGTTGGTCGCGGAGTTGAAGTTCTTCTCGAAGGCGAGAGACTTCACTTCTTAGGCTATTGACATTGAGATTTTCTGTAATATTCACGGTTGCTTTCTGCTCCGATCTCAAAGATGTGTAGGCAAGGTGTGGGAGGGGATTGTACCGCTCATTTTAATGTCTTTTCACCTATTTTGCATCAAAAAATGCAGCAATAGGGAACGGGGGGCAGGGGAGCAGGGGGGCAGGGGGGCAGGGGGAGATGTATATTCCCTATTCCCTATTCCCTCCCTCAATTCGATCCATCACAATATAAGCAGGGCGCTTGCGCACTTCATCAAAGACGCGCCATAGATACTCCCCAATGACCCCTAAAAAGATAAACTGAAAGCCACCAATAATCAGCAGAACAATCATTAAAGCAGACCAACCCTGTAGAGTAATTTGTAGCGTTAAACGCTGAACAATGACTAGAATTCCATAGAAAAACCCTGTTGTTGCTAAAATAAGTCCTAAAGCTGTACAAGCGCGAATGGGGAGATAGGAGAACTGAGTAATTACACTAACCGCTAACTCTACTTTTTTCCAAAAACTCCAGCCTGACTTGCCAATTTTGCGCTTTTGACGGTCATAAAATATCTGGGTTTGGCGGAAACCACTCCAGAGGATTTGTCCACTAATATGGGAGTTTTTTTCCTGCATGGAAAGTAATACATTGGCAACGGGACGATTAATCATAAACATATCGGCCCCTGTTTTAGGCCACTCTGACCAAATTTTGTTCATTAAACGGTGGAACATTTGGGAAAAAAGCCGATCTAAAAAATGATCCGCTCTGGTACGACGAACCGCCCAAACTACATCATAGTTAGCTTGAATAATATTAAAAAACTGGCTAATTAATTGGGGTGGTTCTTGTAAGTCTTGAGCTAAAAATGTGATATAATCTCCTTGAGCGTATTGGATGCCTGCAAGGATGGCAAGATAAGATTTAAAGTTGCGAGCTAACCGAATTGCTTGGAAGGAAAAATGCTCAGGCTTTAGGTTTTGAACGAGTTTAAAGGTGTTGTCTTTAGAGCCATCATCGACAAAGACAATTTCGGTTTTAAACTGCTCTTGATTCTCTTGGGCGAGGGTTTCTAAACCTGCAATGAGGGGAGAAAAAAGTTTTTCAGCGTAATAAAGGGGAACAATTATAGAAACAGTGGGCAATATTGAGGAGGTAGCGAGGTTTATATTCATTAGCCAATACAGTATCTACAAAACTTTGTATCTTGTTTATTAATGCTATAGATTAAGCTACAATTTTTAAAAAATCATCAAAATTGCGAATATAATCGGCTTCGGAGTAGGGATGAGAGGCTAAGACAACGAGGGCGGAATTATTACGGTGTACTAAGTCTCCCCAGAGTAAGGGTTTTTGATAAAGTCCAACGGTGGGATCGTTTAGAACAAAGATTTTCTGCTCATAACCATCGGTTAATAAAACCTCGACTTCTCCAGATACACAAACTAATAGTTGATGGTGTTGATGATGGGCGTGTCCGCCTCGTTGTTGACCGTTAGGACAACCATAAACCCAGTAGGTTCTAGCAATGGGAAAAGGACAGGTTTGATTACCTTCAGCCACGGCTAAATAACCTTGTTCTGGGGTGCCAAAATGAGGAAAACGGAGGATTAAGTCGTCATGGAGGGGGGAGGGATTACGCGCTGTAAAAGGTGCGGATTTGTTCAATAATGTAAGTCTGTTGTTCATGGGTTAAACCGGGATAAAGGGGTAAACTTAGTTCTTGTTGGGCGATTTGTTCGGTTAGAGGGAGATGGACGTTTGCCCAGGGGTAATCACGATAACAGGGTTGTTGGTGGGGGGGAATGGGATAATGGATGAGGGTTCCTACTCCTTGGTGGGTGAGAAATTGTTGCAGGCGATCGCGCTCCGGGACTAAAAGCGGGAAAATATGATAAACACTGTCTGGATTGTAGGCGAGAACCTGTAAGGGTAAATCCTGCAAATTCTCAATATAATACTGTGCCTGTCGTCGTCTCTCTTCGTTTCGTTGTTCCAATTGCTGCAAACGGCAGCTTAAAATCGCCGCCTGTAGTTCATCTAAACGACTGTTCCCTCCCTCAATCTCGTTATGATACTTACGGGGTGATCCATAATTCCGCAAAAGTTGCACGGTTTCCGCAATCTTGGGGTTAGATGTAGTCACAGCGCCCCCATCTCCCAAACAGCCAAGGTTTTTGGTGGGGAAAAAACTAAAACCACTGGCATCTCCCCAACTCCCTACTCGTCTCCCTTCCACTGTGGCCCCATGACTTTGGGCGCAGTCATCGAATAAGAGTAAACCATAGGAGCGAGCAATTTTTGTTAGTTCTGCCATGTCTGCGGGCGCGCCGTAGAGGTGAACGGCGAGGATGGCTTTAGTTTGGTCATTTAGGGCGTTTAAAACCTGTTCTGGGTCAATATTGAGGGTATCTAGACGGGGTTCGACTAAAACGGGGGTAGCACCGAGGGCGGTAATGGCGAGGAGGGTGGCGATGTAGGTATTAGCGGGAACAATAATGCGATCGCCTTCTCCAATTCCTGCCGCCCGTAACATCATTTCTAGGGCTTCTAAGCCATTCCCCACCCCCACACAATACTCAGCTTGACAATAGCCCGCAAAGGCCTGTTCAAAGGCTGTTACTTGGGGGCCGAGGATATACCACCCCGATTGAATCACTTCGGCAGTAATGGCCAGCAGTTGGTCATGATCTTGATAGGAGTGAGTGAGGTCAAGATAGGGAATTGAAGGGTTCATCATTCAGTCGTTGAGCCATTGCAACCAAAAGATTCAGCCTATCATAGGACTTGTTGAAAAAGTCCGGGAGTTGGGAGTCAGGAATCGGGAGTCGGGAGTCGGGAATCGGGAGTCGGGAATAAGTCTTAATTCCTCGTCTCCCCCTCTCCCTCTCTCCCCCTCTCCCCTGCTCCCCTCCCCCGTTCCCTAATCCTTAGTACAGAAAGCCTAATTAAAATCCAAACGAGTCTACAATGTAAGATAGAGAATCTGTTGCTATTGTTGCCCCATGTCCTACGAACCCCTGCATCACAAATATAGACCCCAAACCTTCGCGGAATTAGTCGGACAAGAGGCGATCGCACAAACCCTCACCAATGCCCTCAACACCTCCCGCATTGCCCCCGCCTACCTCTTTACCGGACCGCGAGGCACCGGGAAAACCTCCTCCTCCCGCATCCTCGCCAAGTCCCTCAACTGCTTAAAATGCGATCGCCCCACCCCCACCCCTTGCGGTCAATGCGAAACCTGTCGTCAAATCACCCAAGGTTCCGCCATGGACGTGATCGAAATTGACGCAGCCAGTAACACCGGAGTAGACAACATCCGAGAAATCATCGAACGCGCCCAATTTGCCCCCGTCCAATGTCGTTACAAAGTATATGTCATTGATGAATGCCATATGCTCAGTGTTCCCGCCTTTAATGCCCTCCTCAAAACCCTAGAAGAACCCCCGCCCCGCGTCGTCTTTGTCCTCGCCACCACCGACCCCCAACGGGTTTTAACCACCATTATTTCCCGGTGTCAACGCTTTGACTTTCGCCGTATTCCCCTCACCGCAATGGTCAAACACCTAACCCAAATTGCCCAAAATGAAGCCATTGCCATTGCAGCCGATGCCCTAACCTTAGTCGCCCAAATTGCCAACGGCGGTCTAAGAGATGCCGAAAGTTTATTAGATCAACTGAGTCTTTTATCTGGAGAAATTACCGTCGAAAAAGTCTGGGACTTAGTAGGAGCAGTGCCAGAACAAGATTTATTAAAGCTCATTCAGTCCATCCGTAGTAATCAAGTTGAAGCCGTTATTACCCAATGTCGTCATCTCATGGATCGGGGACGAGAACCTCTCATCGTCCTACAAAATCTCGCCACCTTTTACTTAAACTTACTCCTAGCCAAAACCTCCCCCCAAAATTACCATTTAGTCCCCGTCACAGCCCCCACTTGGCAAGCCCTCTGTGAAGAAGGAAAACATTGGCATCTCGAAACCATTTTACAGGGACAACAAAAACTCAAAGACAGTGAAATTCAACTCAAAAATACCACCCAGCCCCGTCTGTGGTTAGAAGTCACCCTCTTAGGTCTGTTACCCTCTGCTTTAACCCCTCCTCCGGCTTCCCCTCAACCTACTCCTCGGGTACAAGCACCCCCTACACCCACCCCCCAAACCCCACCCCCCAAACCCCACCCCCCCCAAGAAGAGAAAATCACCAAGGGAAAAGCAGATATTGCCCCCGCTGCCCCAAACCCCAAACCCCAAACCCCTGCTCCGTCTGCACCCTCTGCGGCCGCAACCGAAGAGGAAATCCTCCAGCGACGAATTCAACAATTCTGGCAACAGATTCTAGACCTTTTACCATCCGCCCCGAGTGCCTTATTGAAACAACATTGCACCATCCTACACTTCGACCTAGAAGATGGTGTGGTCTATCTTTCCATACCTAGTCCGGGATTATTGAAGATGGCTCAAGCACAAATCAAAGACATTGAACTTGCTTTTGAGAAAGTTTTTCATCAAAAACTCAAAATCCAGTTACAAATCACGCCCAAATCCCCTCCTCCTGCTGCCACCTCATCTCCCAAAGTGACACCACCCCCCGTTTCTCCTCCCCCAGCACCAGAACCCCAGAATGGGAATGGTAAGCAATTTACAGGAAATGGCGCATCCCGTCAGGTTAATCAGAACCATAGTAGTAGTCCTCCCGTCCTCCCCCCCAAGACTCCCCCAGCCTCCCCCCCCACTCCTCCCATTATGCCAACCACAGAGGAGGACGACGAAGAAGACGACGAAGACATGAAACAAGCCCTGCAACAAGTCCTCAAAATGTTTTCCGGTGAGATTTTGAATTTAGAACAAGAGATTCTCCCATCCACTGGAGGCCTAGTCACCGTTACAGATGACCCCGAATTTATCCCCGATAGTGACGAGGAGCGAGAAGACCCCGAGGATATGCCATTCTGAACGCAAAAAAAAGAGGGGACTGGCTGCTATCTCTAACCCGTCCCGCTAATTCATTCAATCTCAATGAGAGGAGAACACTCCGTTCACTATAACCTTGTTGAAAATATATGTCAACTATATTGATAA contains the following coding sequences:
- a CDS encoding DNA polymerase III subunit gamma/tau, which produces MSYEPLHHKYRPQTFAELVGQEAIAQTLTNALNTSRIAPAYLFTGPRGTGKTSSSRILAKSLNCLKCDRPTPTPCGQCETCRQITQGSAMDVIEIDAASNTGVDNIREIIERAQFAPVQCRYKVYVIDECHMLSVPAFNALLKTLEEPPPRVVFVLATTDPQRVLTTIISRCQRFDFRRIPLTAMVKHLTQIAQNEAIAIAADALTLVAQIANGGLRDAESLLDQLSLLSGEITVEKVWDLVGAVPEQDLLKLIQSIRSNQVEAVITQCRHLMDRGREPLIVLQNLATFYLNLLLAKTSPQNYHLVPVTAPTWQALCEEGKHWHLETILQGQQKLKDSEIQLKNTTQPRLWLEVTLLGLLPSALTPPPASPQPTPRVQAPPTPTPQTPPPKPHPPQEEKITKGKADIAPAAPNPKPQTPAPSAPSAAATEEEILQRRIQQFWQQILDLLPSAPSALLKQHCTILHFDLEDGVVYLSIPSPGLLKMAQAQIKDIELAFEKVFHQKLKIQLQITPKSPPPAATSSPKVTPPPVSPPPAPEPQNGNGKQFTGNGASRQVNQNHSSSPPVLPPKTPPASPPTPPIMPTTEEDDEEDDEDMKQALQQVLKMFSGEILNLEQEILPSTGGLVTVTDDPEFIPDSDEEREDPEDMPF
- a CDS encoding WxcM-like domain-containing protein; amino-acid sequence: MNKSAPFTARNPSPLHDDLILRFPHFGTPEQGYLAVAEGNQTCPFPIARTYWVYGCPNGQQRGGHAHHQHHQLLVCVSGEVEVLLTDGYEQKIFVLNDPTVGLYQKPLLWGDLVHRNNSALVVLASHPYSEADYIRNFDDFLKIVA
- a CDS encoding DegT/DnrJ/EryC1/StrS family aminotransferase, giving the protein MMNPSIPYLDLTHSYQDHDQLLAITAEVIQSGWYILGPQVTAFEQAFAGYCQAEYCVGVGNGLEALEMMLRAAGIGEGDRIIVPANTYIATLLAITALGATPVLVEPRLDTLNIDPEQVLNALNDQTKAILAVHLYGAPADMAELTKIARSYGLLLFDDCAQSHGATVEGRRVGSWGDASGFSFFPTKNLGCLGDGGAVTTSNPKIAETVQLLRNYGSPRKYHNEIEGGNSRLDELQAAILSCRLQQLEQRNEERRRQAQYYIENLQDLPLQVLAYNPDSVYHIFPLLVPERDRLQQFLTHQGVGTLIHYPIPPHQQPCYRDYPWANVHLPLTEQIAQQELSLPLYPGLTHEQQTYIIEQIRTFYSA
- a CDS encoding Npun_F5560 family protein, translated to MNITENLNVNSLRSEVSRLREELQLRDQLVQQLSQELFRLVKGNTNFMPQPEVSERHKAEMRMLREQLQEVEQQVTFYQQQIAVRDQEIYQLRQSVQELTDRSRMLEQALQEMPQIYRRKFAERMEPVREKIERLQRENRQLHVELQSVSYRLAVKTRRNTSKVDLPSFSRRLPGPIPSFGTM
- a CDS encoding glycosyltransferase family 2 protein, whose product is MNINLATSSILPTVSIIVPLYYAEKLFSPLIAGLETLAQENQEQFKTEIVFVDDGSKDNTFKLVQNLKPEHFSFQAIRLARNFKSYLAILAGIQYAQGDYITFLAQDLQEPPQLISQFFNIIQANYDVVWAVRRTRADHFLDRLFSQMFHRLMNKIWSEWPKTGADMFMINRPVANVLLSMQEKNSHISGQILWSGFRQTQIFYDRQKRKIGKSGWSFWKKVELAVSVITQFSYLPIRACTALGLILATTGFFYGILVIVQRLTLQITLQGWSALMIVLLIIGGFQFIFLGVIGEYLWRVFDEVRKRPAYIVMDRIEGGNRE
- a CDS encoding TspO/MBR family protein gives rise to the protein MPIPSWLIIGLIALVVVQISNLTTPEGRRWFNRLRRPPWLTFEWAIPLIWTTIVIFGVWSAYLVWETAQSWPLMGGYLLVEVTIMSYTPLMCNWKSLLTGTLIGATGTLFGAILALLVFPVNPTATLLLVPYLLWSPIGTYVTWEMIRLNPNNA
- a CDS encoding DUF4332 domain-containing protein, with product MPAASNRVTIQACSWDLEQLPGLNAELHRQFQSLGLETTAALLNEGTTPEQCNAIATQLHLPLQQVKKWVAMADLSRLPSVGCEYCGILLHSGIASVSQLAHTPVHRLHRQILRMQVSTLQRRDLCPPVQEVQKWVREAQVLQS